In Polyodon spathula isolate WHYD16114869_AA chromosome 27, ASM1765450v1, whole genome shotgun sequence, one DNA window encodes the following:
- the LOC121301138 gene encoding DNA-directed RNA polymerase, mitochondrial-like codes for MSLLRLCSLSKGLPGRLLQEQHRLSLLCSADPCQGCLKRRRHVHDTRAAERPWVLFRRSYSAGIPKKEDGKKRTWEQTQLLDVLDARIQQLQMDGVLDVKRSEVQFVRVSQVEATPVKAKALAKEREPLGARKGGDQDRLDPKTQPSRWMEKLKQEKWNKNKRQLKLDQNAKHKSLQGSHMADSKGKAPGAKSDNPNPKTDSKKTAVGSRLDRASSKEESLLAEVEDLDHRLNQREQPEGTERLLEDREGNKYGDAQLSIRSFLEACIFNEDVERAQRCLMDYHRNLSRRKQLSINTYNIMMHVWAKKGSLGHIGRLFVLLEEAGLKPNLDSYAAALECMGRSPHCSSRVISRCFQQLEEDGFSIEDLFKQCVFQEDEREMVLKAVQTVHPDFLPHADAEMKICSSPLVHDFYTKRESAVYPKMDFPLAELGERFSRQLAMEQAGSVTIESVEASKPLTEHMIQMVLQSAGAWLSNAEMIELWHK; via the exons ATGTCCCTGCTTCGGCTCTGCTCGCTTTCCAAGGGGCTCCCCGGTCGCTTACTGCAGGAACAGCACAGGCTCAGTCTGCTGTGCAGTGCGGACCCGTGTCAAGGATGCCTAAAACGCAGGAGACACGTCCACGACACAAGAGCAGCAG AGAGACCCTGGGTTTTGTTTCGGAGGAGTTACTCAGCAGGGATCCCGAAAAAGGAGGATGGGAAAAAGAGGACGTGGGAGCAAACCCAGCTGTTGGATG TTTTGGATGCCAGGATCCAGCAGCTGCAGATGGACGGCGTGCTGGATGTGAAGCGCTCGGAGGTGCAGTTTGTGAGGGTGTCCCAGGTGGAGGCCACCCCGGTCAAGGCGAAGGCTCTGGCCAAGGAGAGGGAACCCCTGGGGGCCAGGAAGGGGGGGGACCAGGACCGCCTGGACCCCAAGACACAGCCCAGCCGCTGGATGGAGAAACTCAAGCAGGAGAAGTGGAACAAGAACAAAAGGCAGCTGAAACTCGACCAGAATGCCAAACACAAGTCTCTGCAGGGCAGCCATATGGCAGATTCCAAGGGAAAGGCACCTGGAGCCAAGAGCGACAATCCCAATCCAAAGACAGATTCCAAGAAGACAGCGGTTGGATCCCGTTTAGACAGAGCTAGTTCCAAGGAGGAGTCGCTCTTGGCGGAAGTGGAAGATCTGGACCACCGCTTGAACCAGCGGGAGCAGCCCGAGGGAACGGAAAGGCTGCTGGAGGACCGGGAGGGGAATAAGTACGGGGACGCCCAGCTGAGCATCCGCTCCTTCCTGGAGGCCTGCATCTTCAACGAGGACGTGGAGAGAGCCCAGCGCTGCCTCATGGACTACCACCGCAACCTGAGCCGACGCAAGCAGCTCAGCATCAACACCTACAACATCATGATGCACGTCTGGGCCAAGAAG GGCTCTCTGGGTCACATCGGCCGGCTCTTCGTTCTCCTGGAGGAGGCAGGCTTGAAGCCTAACCTGGATTCCTACGCCGCGGCTCTGGAGTGCATGGGCCGCAGCCCTCACTGCTCCAGTCGGGTCATCAGCAG GTGTTTTCAGCAGCTTGAAGAGGACGGCTTCTCCATCGAGGACCTGTTTAAACAGTGTGTTTTCCAGGAGGACGAGCGGGAGATGGTCCTGAAGGCAGTGCAGACCGTTCATCCAGACTTCCTGCCACACGCCGACGCAGAGATGAAGATCTGCTCTTCCCCCTTAGTCCACGACTTCTATACAAAG AGGGAGTCAGCAGTGTACCCGAAGATGGATTTCCCCCTGGCAGAGCTGGGTGAGCGCTTCAGCAGGCAGCTGGCGATGGAGCAGGCGGGCAGCGTCACAATCGAGTCTGTGGAGGCCTCCAAACCTCTAACTGAGCACATGATCCAAATGGTACTGCAGAGCGCTGGGGCATGGCTATCAAACGCTGAGATGATTGAGCTCTGGcacaaataa